From Sphingopyxis sp. MWB1, a single genomic window includes:
- a CDS encoding GNAT family N-acetyltransferase yields the protein MATSARPFDNIRIHSRLNDGTAVLLRTIGPDDEALLRDAIAKLSDESRYLRFFSPAPVIPDAVVERLAAADGEHHIAWGALCSECEGQPAIGAVRAVRHGSRDGKPAGPVGEYSVAVVDAFHGQGLARIMTAALLVDCLRAGLTRLDVHILSENRAAAALIRNMGGHRKDESQGVADYVLDVAAGLERLRRDEGAPGVQDVLRQLGYC from the coding sequence ATGGCGACCAGCGCGCGCCCGTTCGATAATATCCGCATTCACAGCCGCCTGAATGACGGCACCGCAGTGCTGCTTCGGACGATCGGGCCGGATGATGAAGCCCTGCTGCGCGATGCCATCGCCAAATTGTCCGATGAGTCGCGCTATCTGCGCTTTTTCTCCCCCGCGCCGGTGATCCCCGACGCGGTGGTCGAACGGCTGGCAGCAGCCGACGGTGAGCATCATATCGCTTGGGGGGCCTTGTGCAGTGAGTGCGAGGGCCAGCCTGCGATTGGCGCCGTGCGGGCCGTGCGACACGGCAGCCGGGACGGCAAGCCGGCGGGACCCGTGGGCGAATATTCGGTCGCGGTGGTCGATGCCTTTCATGGGCAGGGGCTCGCGCGCATCATGACGGCGGCGCTGCTGGTCGATTGTCTCCGCGCGGGGCTGACCCGCCTTGATGTGCATATTTTGTCAGAAAACCGTGCTGCTGCGGCGCTGATCCGCAACATGGGCGGCCACCGGAAGGATGAATCGCAAGGTGTCGCCGATTATGTGCTCGATGTCGCGGCGGGGCTGGAACGGCTGCGCCGGGATGAGGGCGCGCCGGGGGTGCAGGATGTGCTGCGCCAGCTGGGCTATTGTTGA